A genomic segment from Bacillus cereus G9842 encodes:
- the atpD gene encoding F0F1 ATP synthase subunit beta, with protein sequence MNKGRVTQIMGPVVDVKFDGGKLPEIYNALTVKQSNENGSMNLTFEVALHLGDDTVRTVAMSSTDGLVRGTEVEDTGKAISVPVGDVTLGRVFNVLGDAIDLDGELPADVHRDPIHRQAPAFEELSTKVEILETGIKVVDLLAPYIKGGKIGLFGGAGVGKTVLIQELINNIAQEHGGISVFAGVGERTREGNDLYHEMSDSGVIKKTAMVFGQMNEPPGARQRVALTGLTMAEHFRDEQGQDVLLFIDNIFRFTQAGSEVSALLGRMPSAVGYQPTLATEMGQLQERITSTNKGSITSIQAVYVPADDYTDPAPATTFAHLDATTNLERRLTQMGIYPAVDPLASTSRALSPEIVGEEHYEVARQVQQTLQRYKELQDIIAILGMDELSEEDKLVVHRARRIQFFLSQNFHVAEQFTGQKGSYVPVKNTVSGFKEILEGKYDDLPEDAFRLVGGIEEVIENAKKMMA encoded by the coding sequence ATGAATAAAGGGCGCGTTACGCAAATCATGGGTCCGGTTGTAGACGTTAAGTTTGATGGCGGAAAGCTACCAGAAATCTACAACGCCCTTACGGTAAAACAAAGCAACGAAAACGGAAGCATGAACTTAACATTTGAAGTTGCACTTCATTTAGGTGATGATACAGTTCGTACAGTTGCGATGTCTTCCACAGATGGACTTGTTCGTGGCACAGAAGTAGAAGATACTGGTAAAGCAATTTCTGTACCAGTTGGTGATGTAACACTTGGACGTGTATTCAACGTATTAGGTGATGCAATTGACTTAGATGGTGAACTTCCTGCGGATGTACACCGTGATCCAATTCACCGTCAAGCACCTGCATTCGAAGAATTATCTACTAAAGTAGAAATTCTTGAAACTGGTATTAAAGTAGTAGACTTACTTGCTCCTTACATTAAGGGTGGTAAGATCGGCCTATTCGGTGGTGCCGGTGTAGGTAAAACAGTATTAATTCAGGAATTAATTAACAACATCGCACAAGAGCACGGTGGTATCTCTGTATTCGCTGGTGTAGGTGAGCGTACTCGTGAGGGTAATGACTTATACCACGAAATGAGCGATTCTGGCGTAATCAAGAAAACTGCGATGGTATTCGGACAAATGAACGAGCCACCTGGAGCACGTCAACGTGTTGCATTAACAGGTTTAACAATGGCTGAGCATTTCCGTGATGAGCAAGGACAAGACGTACTTCTGTTCATCGATAACATCTTCCGTTTCACGCAAGCGGGTTCTGAAGTATCTGCCCTTCTTGGTCGTATGCCATCTGCGGTAGGTTACCAACCAACACTTGCAACAGAAATGGGTCAATTACAAGAGCGTATTACATCTACAAATAAAGGGTCTATCACGTCTATCCAAGCGGTATATGTACCAGCCGATGACTATACTGACCCAGCACCAGCTACAACGTTCGCTCACTTAGATGCAACAACAAACTTAGAGCGTCGTTTAACACAAATGGGTATTTACCCAGCCGTAGATCCATTAGCATCTACATCTCGTGCACTGTCTCCAGAAATCGTAGGAGAAGAACATTATGAAGTAGCTCGTCAAGTACAACAAACTTTACAACGTTATAAAGAACTTCAAGATATCATCGCTATCTTAGGTATGGATGAGTTATCTGAAGAAGATAAGTTAGTTGTACATCGTGCTCGTCGTATTCAATTCTTCTTATCTCAAAACTTCCACGTAGCTGAGCAGTTTACAGGTCAAAAAGGTTCTTACGTACCTGTAAAAAATACAGTTAGTGGTTTCAAAGAAATTCTAGAAGGAAAATATGATGACCTTCCAGAAGATGCATTCCGCTTAGTAGGTGGCATTGAAGAAGTTATTGAAAACGCGAAGAAAATGATGGCGTAA
- the atpG gene encoding F0F1 ATP synthase subunit gamma, with protein MASLRDIKAKITSTKKTSQITKAMEMVSASKLNRAEQNAKSFVPYMEKIQEVVASIAQGSKGINHPMLNARPVKRTGYIVITSDRGLAGGYNSNVLRTVSNVIRERHNMDSNQYSIIVLGRLGRDYLKRRGFNIIDEVVGLSDHPSFTDIKDLASRAIAMFADGAYDELYIYYNHYVSKISQEVTENKILPLTDVASDKPTTAYEFEPSEEEILKVLLPQYAESLVYGALLDGKASEHAARMTAMKSATDNAMEVIDSLTLSFNRARQAAITQEITEIVGGAAALE; from the coding sequence GTGGCATCTTTACGCGATATAAAAGCGAAGATTACCTCGACAAAGAAAACGAGTCAAATTACGAAAGCGATGGAGATGGTATCTGCATCTAAGTTAAACCGTGCAGAACAAAATGCTAAATCTTTCGTTCCGTATATGGAAAAGATTCAAGAAGTAGTAGCGAGCATTGCGCAAGGAAGTAAAGGAATTAATCATCCGATGCTAAATGCGCGTCCTGTAAAGCGTACAGGATACATCGTTATTACATCTGATCGCGGACTAGCAGGTGGTTATAACAGTAACGTATTACGTACAGTGAGTAACGTAATTCGTGAACGTCATAATATGGATTCAAACCAATATTCAATTATTGTGCTTGGACGACTAGGACGTGATTATTTAAAACGTCGCGGCTTTAACATCATTGATGAAGTAGTTGGATTATCTGACCACCCATCATTTACTGATATTAAAGATCTTGCTTCTCGAGCAATTGCGATGTTTGCAGATGGTGCTTATGATGAGCTGTATATTTACTACAACCATTACGTAAGTAAAATTTCACAAGAAGTAACGGAAAATAAAATTTTACCGCTTACTGATGTGGCGTCTGATAAACCGACGACAGCTTATGAATTCGAACCTTCTGAAGAAGAGATTTTAAAAGTACTATTGCCACAATACGCAGAAAGCTTAGTGTACGGTGCATTACTAGATGGTAAAGCAAGTGAGCACGCAGCGCGTATGACAGCAATGAAGAGTGCTACAGACAACGCAATGGAAGTTATCGATTCACTTACACTTTCATTCAACCGTGCGCGTCAGGCAGCGATTACGCAAGAAATTACGGAAATCGTTGGTGGAGCAGCAGCGTTAGAATAG
- the atpA gene encoding F0F1 ATP synthase subunit alpha — protein sequence MSIRAEEISALIKQQIENYQSEIEVSDVGTVIQVGDGIARAHGLDNVMAGELVEFSNGVMGLAQNLEENNVGIIILGPYTEIREGDEVRRTGRIMQVPVGKELIGRVVNPLGQPVDGLGPINTTNTRPIESPAPGVMDRKSVHEPLQTGIKAIDALVPIGRGQRELIIGDRQTGKTAVALDTIINQKDEDMICIYVAIGQKESTVRNVVETLRKHGALEYTIVVTASASQPAPLLYLAPYAGVTMGEEFMYNGKHVLVVYDDLSKQAAAYRELSLLLRRPPGREAYPGDVFYLHSRLLERAAKLSDARGGGSLTALPFIETQAGDVSAYIPTNVISITDGQIFLQSDLFFSGVRPAIDAGTSVSRVGGSAQIKAMSKVSGTLRLDLASYRELEAFAQFGSDLDKATQAKLNRGARTVEVLKQGLHKPLRVEKQVIILYALTRGFLDDIPVVDITRFEEEFHAWLDSNATDLLEEIRTTKKLADDDKFAAAINGFKKVFVASE from the coding sequence ATGAGCATCAGAGCTGAAGAAATTAGCGCACTGATAAAGCAACAAATCGAGAACTATCAGTCTGAAATCGAAGTTAGTGATGTTGGTACAGTTATCCAAGTTGGTGACGGTATTGCGCGTGCTCATGGTCTTGATAACGTTATGGCTGGTGAACTTGTAGAGTTCTCTAACGGCGTTATGGGACTAGCACAAAACTTAGAGGAAAACAACGTAGGTATTATCATTTTAGGACCTTACACAGAAATCCGTGAAGGTGACGAAGTTCGTCGTACTGGTCGCATCATGCAAGTACCAGTAGGAAAAGAACTAATTGGTCGTGTTGTAAACCCATTAGGTCAACCAGTTGATGGTTTAGGCCCAATCAATACAACAAACACTCGTCCAATCGAAAGTCCAGCACCAGGTGTAATGGATCGTAAATCTGTTCATGAGCCACTTCAAACAGGTATTAAAGCGATCGATGCTCTTGTACCAATTGGCCGTGGTCAACGTGAGTTAATCATCGGTGACCGTCAAACTGGTAAAACAGCAGTTGCACTTGATACAATCATTAACCAAAAAGATGAAGATATGATTTGTATCTATGTAGCTATCGGACAAAAAGAATCAACTGTACGTAACGTAGTAGAAACACTACGTAAGCACGGTGCATTAGAGTACACAATCGTTGTAACTGCATCTGCTTCTCAACCAGCTCCATTATTATACTTAGCTCCTTATGCTGGTGTAACAATGGGTGAAGAGTTCATGTACAATGGTAAACACGTATTAGTAGTATATGATGACTTATCAAAACAAGCAGCGGCTTACCGTGAGCTGTCATTACTATTACGTCGTCCTCCAGGTCGTGAAGCTTATCCAGGGGATGTATTCTACTTACATTCTCGCTTATTAGAGCGTGCAGCAAAATTAAGTGATGCAAGAGGCGGCGGTTCTTTAACTGCACTACCTTTCATCGAAACACAAGCAGGGGACGTATCAGCTTACATCCCAACAAACGTAATTTCTATTACGGATGGACAAATCTTCTTACAATCTGACCTATTCTTCTCTGGCGTACGTCCAGCGATCGATGCGGGTACTTCTGTATCTCGTGTTGGTGGATCTGCTCAGATTAAAGCAATGAGTAAAGTATCAGGTACACTTCGTCTTGACCTTGCATCTTACCGTGAGTTAGAAGCGTTCGCTCAGTTCGGCTCTGACCTTGATAAAGCAACTCAAGCGAAACTAAACCGTGGTGCTCGTACTGTTGAGGTATTAAAACAAGGATTACACAAACCGTTACGTGTAGAGAAACAAGTTATCATTCTTTACGCTTTAACACGTGGATTCCTAGATGATATCCCAGTAGTAGATATCACTCGTTTCGAAGAAGAATTCCATGCTTGGTTAGATTCTAATGCGACTGACTTATTAGAAGAAATCCGCACAACTAAGAAACTTGCGGATGACGACAAATTTGCAGCAGCAATTAACGGATTTAAAAAAGTATTCGTAGCTTCTGAGTAA
- the atpH gene encoding F0F1 ATP synthase subunit delta, with translation MSNGIVAKRYAVALFKIAKEKHVLEMFEEELRLVQNVYVKNGELHSFLTQPNISKEQKKTFLANVFGSVSESILNTLYILIDNKRIDILPEIADEYVVLANEERNVADATVYSIRLLSEEEKLNIAEAFAKRTGKDAIRVKNVVDEDLLGGIKVRIGNRIYDGSLQGKLARIQRELMKNR, from the coding sequence ATGAGCAATGGGATTGTAGCAAAACGTTATGCTGTCGCTCTTTTTAAAATTGCAAAAGAAAAACACGTATTAGAAATGTTTGAAGAAGAATTACGCCTTGTACAAAACGTTTATGTAAAGAACGGGGAACTACATAGCTTTTTAACGCAACCAAACATTTCAAAAGAGCAGAAGAAAACGTTTCTTGCAAACGTATTCGGATCTGTTTCTGAATCAATTTTAAATACGTTATATATTTTAATTGATAACAAGCGTATTGATATCTTACCTGAAATTGCAGATGAATATGTTGTTCTTGCTAATGAAGAACGTAACGTAGCGGATGCAACTGTATATTCTATTCGTCTTCTATCTGAAGAAGAGAAGCTTAACATTGCAGAAGCATTTGCAAAGAGAACGGGAAAAGATGCAATTCGCGTGAAAAATGTTGTAGATGAAGATTTACTAGGCGGAATTAAAGTACGTATTGGAAATCGCATTTATGACGGAAGTTTACAAGGAAAATTAGCACGTATTCAGCGTGAATTAATGAAGAATAGATAG
- the atpF gene encoding F0F1 ATP synthase subunit B translates to MPTLLLGAAIPFGTIAYTLFIFLILLVMLRKFAWGPLMGIMKEREEHVTNEIDAAERSNAEAKKLVEEQREMLKQSRVEAQELIERAKKQAVDQKDVIVAAAKEEAESIKASAVQEIQREKEQAIAALQEQVASLSVQIASKVIEKELKEEDQVKLIRDYIKEVGEAR, encoded by the coding sequence GTGCCAACTTTATTATTAGGAGCTGCCATTCCATTTGGAACGATTGCTTATACATTGTTCATTTTCTTAATTCTATTAGTAATGCTACGCAAATTTGCGTGGGGTCCTTTAATGGGAATTATGAAAGAACGTGAAGAGCATGTTACTAATGAAATCGACGCTGCAGAAAGAAGTAACGCTGAAGCGAAGAAGTTAGTAGAAGAACAACGTGAAATGTTAAAACAATCGCGTGTTGAAGCACAAGAGTTAATCGAAAGAGCGAAAAAACAAGCTGTAGATCAAAAAGATGTGATTGTTGCTGCTGCGAAAGAAGAAGCAGAATCAATTAAAGCATCTGCTGTACAAGAAATTCAACGCGAAAAAGAGCAAGCAATTGCTGCTTTACAAGAACAAGTCGCTTCTTTATCTGTTCAAATTGCTTCTAAAGTAATTGAAAAAGAATTAAAAGAAGAAGATCAAGTTAAGTTAATTCGCGATTATATTAAAGAAGTAGGAGAAGCGCGATGA
- the atpE gene encoding F0F1 ATP synthase subunit C, translated as MSLGVIAAAIAIGLSALGAGIGNGLIVSRTIEGVARQPELKGALQTIMFIGVALVEALPIIGVVIAFIVMNK; from the coding sequence ATGAGTTTAGGTGTAATCGCAGCTGCAATTGCAATTGGTTTATCAGCATTAGGTGCAGGTATTGGTAACGGTCTTATCGTATCACGTACAATCGAAGGTGTTGCTCGTCAACCAGAATTAAAAGGCGCACTTCAAACAATTATGTTCATCGGGGTTGCTTTAGTTGAGGCACTTCCAATCATCGGTGTAGTTATTGCATTCATCGTAATGAACAAATAA
- the atpB gene encoding F0F1 ATP synthase subunit A — protein sequence MEHGKLVEFLGLTFDLSSVMMVTVAAVIVFLIAVIGTRSLALRPTGMQNFMEWVFDFVKGIINSTMDWKTGGRFLTLGVTLIMFIIVSNFLGLPFMYSATEAGEHIAWWRSPTSDPAVTLTLAVMVVTLTHYYGIKMKGTKEYVKGYFQPMKFLFPLKVIEEFANTLTLGLRLFGNIYAGEILLGLLAKLGGASFLGALGALVPMLAWMGFSVFVGSIQAFIFVMLTMVYMAHKVSHDH from the coding sequence GTGGAACACGGTAAATTAGTTGAATTTCTAGGTTTAACGTTCGATTTGTCATCAGTTATGATGGTTACTGTAGCAGCAGTTATTGTTTTCTTAATCGCTGTTATCGGAACTCGCAGCTTAGCCCTTCGCCCAACCGGGATGCAAAACTTCATGGAATGGGTGTTTGACTTCGTGAAAGGGATTATCAATAGTACGATGGACTGGAAAACAGGTGGACGTTTCTTAACGCTTGGCGTTACGCTTATCATGTTTATCATCGTATCGAACTTCCTTGGTTTACCATTCATGTATTCAGCAACTGAAGCTGGCGAACATATTGCATGGTGGAGGTCACCAACGTCTGATCCAGCAGTTACATTAACATTAGCCGTGATGGTAGTTACCCTCACCCATTATTATGGAATTAAGATGAAGGGTACGAAAGAGTATGTTAAAGGTTATTTCCAACCTATGAAATTCTTATTCCCATTAAAGGTTATTGAGGAGTTTGCTAACACATTAACGTTAGGTCTTCGTTTATTCGGTAACATTTATGCAGGTGAGATCTTATTAGGATTACTTGCTAAGTTAGGCGGGGCATCATTCCTTGGAGCATTAGGTGCGCTTGTACCGATGTTAGCATGGATGGGATTCAGTGTATTCGTTGGATCAATCCAAGCATTTATTTTCGTTATGTTAACGATGGTTTATATGGCTCATAAAGTAAGTCATGACCATTAA
- a CDS encoding ATP synthase subunit I: protein MIDVHGLVQRQKKYMYYLLALLVLGWGFTSYKDVFLGLIIGTIFSFLSLRIIARRTDKLLDRVTNGENVKFKATAVSTYSRFATIGLLILFAAKYQELIAMWGLGVGLLTGYLVMIIDFLYLEYKSREER, encoded by the coding sequence ATGATAGACGTACATGGACTTGTCCAAAGACAAAAGAAATATATGTACTACTTGCTTGCGCTTCTAGTGCTAGGATGGGGATTTACCTCTTACAAGGATGTATTTCTTGGGCTGATTATCGGAACGATTTTCAGTTTTCTTAGTTTGCGCATCATTGCACGTAGAACAGACAAGCTGTTAGATCGCGTAACAAATGGAGAAAACGTGAAGTTTAAGGCGACAGCTGTAAGTACATATTCAAGATTCGCCACGATTGGGTTATTAATTTTATTTGCAGCCAAATATCAAGAGTTAATTGCGATGTGGGGCTTAGGTGTAGGATTGCTGACAGGATACCTTGTCATGATCATAGATTTTCTTTATTTAGAGTATAAGAGCAGGGAAGAGAGGTGA
- a CDS encoding AtpZ/AtpI family protein — protein sequence MQKNDRSHIKAYALMSGILAQLVGSILVGIFGGQWIDNKVGTFPLFLIIGLLLGLGTGVYAMIRLIRHYYSGEQ from the coding sequence TTGCAAAAAAACGATCGCAGCCATATAAAAGCATATGCTTTAATGTCAGGAATTCTTGCTCAATTAGTCGGTTCTATACTTGTTGGAATCTTTGGTGGGCAGTGGATTGATAATAAGGTTGGAACGTTTCCATTGTTTCTTATTATAGGGTTATTACTCGGGTTAGGAACAGGGGTATACGCAATGATTCGACTCATTCGACATTACTATTCGGGAGAGCAATGA
- a CDS encoding DUF4024 domain-containing protein has translation MVGLSVTKIHLFRDENVNFLFCIGFMQKNELLLTHRE, from the coding sequence ATGGTAGGGCTTTCAGTGACAAAAATACATCTATTCCGTGACGAAAATGTAAACTTTTTGTTTTGTATAGGATTTATGCAAAAAAATGAGTTATTATTAACACATCGTGAATGA
- the upp gene encoding uracil phosphoribosyltransferase, with the protein MGKLYVFDHPLIQHKITYIRDKNTGTKDFRELVDEVASLMAFEITRDLPLKDIEIETPVSKATTKVIAGKKLGLIPILRAGLGMVDGILKLIPAAKVGHVGLYRDPKTLQPVEYYVKLPTDVEERDFIVLDPMLATGGSAAEAINSLKKRGAKQIKLMCIVAAPEGVKVVQEEHPDVDIYVAALDEKLNDHGYVVPGLGDAGDRLFGTK; encoded by the coding sequence ATGGGAAAACTGTATGTATTTGATCACCCGTTAATTCAACATAAGATTACATATATTCGCGATAAGAATACAGGTACGAAAGATTTTCGTGAATTAGTGGACGAAGTAGCAAGCTTAATGGCTTTCGAAATTACTCGCGACCTTCCGCTTAAGGATATTGAAATTGAAACGCCTGTAAGCAAAGCGACAACAAAAGTGATCGCTGGTAAAAAACTTGGTTTAATTCCGATTTTACGTGCAGGTTTAGGAATGGTTGATGGAATTCTGAAATTAATTCCAGCAGCAAAAGTAGGACACGTTGGTTTATACCGTGACCCTAAAACATTGCAACCGGTAGAATACTATGTGAAACTTCCAACGGATGTAGAAGAGCGTGACTTTATCGTACTAGATCCGATGCTAGCAACAGGTGGTTCTGCGGCTGAAGCAATTAACTCTCTGAAAAAGCGCGGTGCGAAACAAATTAAATTAATGTGTATCGTTGCAGCTCCAGAAGGGGTAAAAGTAGTACAAGAAGAACATCCCGATGTTGATATTTATGTAGCAGCATTAGATGAGAAATTAAATGACCACGGATATGTAGTACCAGGTCTTGGTGATGCTGGTGACCGTTTATTCGGAACGAAGTAA
- the glyA gene encoding serine hydroxymethyltransferase has translation MDHLKRQDEKVFAAIEAELGRQRSKIELIASENFVSEAVMEAQGSVLTNKYAEGYPGKRYYGGCEHVDVVEDIARDRVKEIFGAEHVNVQPHSGAQANMAVYFTILEQGDTVLGMNLSHGGHLTHGSPVNFSGVQYNFVEYGVDADSHRINYDDVLAKAKEHKPKLIVAGASAYPRVIDFKRFREIADEVGAYLMVDMAHIAGLVAAGLHPNPVPHAHFVTTTTHKTLRGPRGGMILCEEKFAKQIDKSIFPGIQGGPLMHVIAAKAVAFGETLQEDFKTYAQNIINNANRLAEGLQKEGLTLVSGGTDNHLILIDVRNLEITGKVAEHVLDEVGITVNKNTIPFETASPFVTSGVRIGTAAVTSRGFGLEEMDEIASLIAYTLKNHENEAALEEARKRVEALTSKFSMYPNL, from the coding sequence GTGGATCATTTAAAACGTCAAGATGAAAAGGTATTTGCTGCAATTGAGGCAGAACTAGGAAGACAGCGTTCAAAGATTGAGTTAATTGCTTCGGAAAACTTTGTAAGTGAAGCGGTAATGGAGGCGCAAGGTTCTGTTTTAACAAATAAGTATGCTGAAGGATATCCTGGAAAACGTTACTATGGTGGCTGTGAACACGTAGACGTAGTAGAAGATATCGCACGTGATCGCGTAAAAGAAATTTTTGGCGCAGAGCACGTAAACGTTCAACCACACTCTGGTGCACAAGCGAACATGGCAGTATACTTCACAATTTTAGAGCAAGGCGATACAGTACTTGGTATGAATTTATCTCATGGTGGTCACTTAACACACGGAAGCCCTGTTAACTTCAGTGGAGTACAATATAATTTCGTAGAATATGGCGTGGATGCTGACTCTCACCGTATTAATTACGATGATGTATTAGCAAAAGCGAAAGAACATAAACCAAAATTAATCGTTGCAGGTGCAAGTGCATACCCTCGTGTTATCGATTTCAAACGATTCCGTGAGATTGCAGATGAAGTGGGTGCATACTTAATGGTGGATATGGCACATATCGCTGGTTTAGTAGCTGCTGGCTTACATCCAAATCCAGTACCACATGCACATTTCGTTACAACGACAACACATAAAACGTTACGTGGTCCGCGCGGTGGTATGATTTTATGTGAAGAGAAGTTTGCAAAACAAATTGATAAATCAATCTTCCCTGGTATTCAAGGTGGTCCACTTATGCACGTAATCGCTGCAAAAGCTGTTGCGTTTGGTGAGACACTTCAAGAGGATTTCAAAACGTATGCACAAAATATCATTAACAATGCGAACCGCTTAGCTGAAGGTCTTCAAAAAGAAGGACTTACACTTGTTTCTGGCGGAACAGACAATCACTTAATCTTGATTGATGTTCGTAACCTAGAAATCACAGGTAAAGTAGCAGAGCACGTATTAGATGAAGTTGGTATTACAGTGAACAAAAATACAATTCCATTTGAAACAGCAAGCCCATTTGTAACAAGTGGTGTACGTATCGGTACAGCAGCTGTAACATCTCGTGGTTTCGGTTTAGAAGAAATGGATGAAATTGCGTCACTTATTGCTTATACATTAAAAAATCATGAGAATGAAGCTGCATTAGAAGAAGCACGTAAGCGTGTAGAAGCGTTAACGAGCAAATTCTCAATGTATCCAAATCTATAA
- a CDS encoding TIGR01440 family protein, translated as MTEIVKVREQLQMSLSDFQEQASLQSGQIFVVGCSTSEVLGERIGTSGTMEVAEAIFSELKQFQERTGIELAFQCCEHLNRALVVEREVAIKYQFEIVTVTPVRSAGGALGTYAYHNLKDPVVVEFIKADAGMDIGDTFIGMHLKHVAVPVRTSVKAIGSAHVTMAKTRGKLIGGARAVYAVTEETTTCR; from the coding sequence ATGACAGAAATCGTAAAAGTAAGAGAACAGCTACAAATGTCGCTTTCTGATTTCCAAGAACAAGCTTCATTACAAAGCGGTCAAATTTTTGTAGTGGGTTGTAGCACGAGCGAAGTGCTAGGCGAAAGAATTGGAACATCAGGAACGATGGAAGTAGCAGAGGCGATTTTTTCTGAGTTAAAACAATTTCAAGAGCGAACAGGTATTGAATTAGCGTTTCAATGTTGTGAGCATTTAAACCGTGCTTTAGTAGTTGAGAGAGAAGTAGCGATAAAATATCAATTTGAAATTGTAACAGTTACGCCTGTTAGATCAGCAGGTGGTGCATTGGGGACATATGCGTATCACAATTTGAAAGATCCGGTAGTAGTTGAGTTTATTAAAGCAGATGCAGGAATGGATATTGGTGATACATTTATTGGTATGCATTTAAAACATGTAGCTGTTCCGGTTCGTACAAGTGTGAAGGCAATTGGAAGTGCGCATGTAACGATGGCCAAAACACGTGGAAAACTAATTGGCGGAGCACGTGCTGTTTACGCGGTGACGGAAGAGACTACCACTTGCCGTTAA
- the rpiB gene encoding ribose 5-phosphate isomerase B — translation MKVVIASDHGGMNIRKELVSLLEELNIEYIDLGCECEAGSVDYPDFAFPAAEMVANGEVDRGILVCGTGIGMSIAANKVNGIRCALVHDTFSAKATREHNDTNMLAMGERVIGAGLARDIAKIWLTTDYEGGRHENRVGKIKTYETK, via the coding sequence ATGAAAGTAGTAATAGCATCTGATCACGGCGGTATGAATATCCGCAAAGAACTTGTAAGTTTATTAGAAGAGTTAAATATTGAATATATTGATTTAGGTTGTGAATGTGAAGCTGGTTCTGTTGATTACCCTGACTTTGCGTTTCCGGCAGCTGAAATGGTAGCGAACGGTGAAGTAGATCGTGGTATTTTAGTTTGTGGGACAGGCATTGGTATGTCAATCGCAGCAAACAAAGTAAATGGTATCCGTTGTGCGTTAGTTCATGATACTTTCAGTGCGAAAGCAACGAGAGAGCATAATGACACTAACATGCTAGCAATGGGCGAGCGTGTAATTGGTGCTGGTCTAGCGCGTGATATCGCAAAAATCTGGTTAACAACTGACTATGAAGGTGGTCGTCACGAAAACCGCGTAGGAAAAATTAAAACATACGAAACAAAGTAA
- a CDS encoding low molecular weight protein arginine phosphatase has protein sequence MKRVLFVCTGNTCRSPMAEALLRHHGGDRFEVQSAGVFAYPGSDASVYAKEALAEKGISINHAAQQVNETLLDWADIVVTMTENHKHIVLGHYPSVEKKLNTLYGLTEGIGKDISDPFGGSLSIYKKTLDEMEKLVQTLLKKHSVG, from the coding sequence ATGAAACGAGTGTTATTTGTTTGTACTGGCAATACATGTCGTAGTCCGATGGCTGAGGCGTTGCTTCGTCATCACGGAGGAGATAGGTTTGAAGTGCAATCTGCCGGTGTTTTCGCCTATCCTGGGAGCGATGCATCGGTATATGCGAAGGAAGCTTTAGCTGAAAAAGGGATTTCAATTAATCATGCCGCGCAGCAAGTAAACGAAACTTTGCTTGATTGGGCTGATATTGTCGTAACGATGACAGAAAATCATAAACACATTGTACTTGGGCATTATCCGAGTGTTGAAAAGAAATTGAATACGTTATATGGATTAACTGAAGGTATAGGTAAGGACATTTCAGATCCATTTGGAGGCTCGCTTTCTATTTATAAAAAAACGTTAGATGAGATGGAAAAACTTGTACAAACTTTACTGAAAAAACATTCAGTAGGTTGA
- a CDS encoding PTS sugar transporter subunit IIA translates to MFKKLFGLGSKTNEETIVAPLTGAVKNIEEVPDPVFAGRMMGDGVAIDPTEGVVVSPVDGEIVQLFHTKHAIGIKAKNGTEILIHVGLETVKMEGEGFEAHVSEGQAVKAGDKLISFDLELIREKAKSTITPIVITNTDAAESIKTTVGVTATKGSTEVMKVTMK, encoded by the coding sequence ATGTTTAAAAAATTATTTGGTCTTGGTTCAAAAACAAATGAAGAAACAATCGTAGCTCCATTAACTGGAGCAGTGAAAAATATTGAAGAAGTACCAGATCCAGTATTCGCTGGTCGTATGATGGGTGACGGTGTTGCAATCGATCCTACTGAAGGTGTAGTTGTATCTCCAGTTGATGGTGAAATCGTACAATTATTCCACACAAAACATGCTATCGGAATTAAAGCGAAAAACGGCACAGAAATTTTAATCCACGTTGGATTAGAAACTGTAAAAATGGAAGGCGAAGGTTTCGAAGCTCACGTTTCTGAAGGCCAAGCTGTAAAAGCTGGAGATAAATTAATCTCATTCGACTTAGAATTAATCCGTGAAAAAGCGAAAAGCACAATTACTCCAATCGTTATTACAAACACAGATGCAGCTGAGTCTATTAAGACAACTGTAGGCGTAACAGCTACAAAAGGTTCAACAGAAGTAATGAAAGTTACAATGAAATAA